One Streptomyces coeruleorubidus DNA segment encodes these proteins:
- a CDS encoding TetR family transcriptional regulator, translating to MSSEKADPGTGKPPMRDALVAAAFQLFLERGYEQTTIDDIVALAGVGRRSFFRYFPSKEDVVFPDHERCLADMTAFLAAGTDDEEPVRRVCDAARLVLRMYAENPTFSVQRYRLTKKVPGLRAYELSVVWRYERALAEYLRRRFAARRDGTLQADVIAAAVVAAHNNALRSWLRSDGQDDASATVDHALAYVQSAFGGTPVPPAGEQPEDVVVVVSRRDAPLWRVVQEIESTLGRG from the coding sequence ATGAGCTCCGAGAAAGCCGACCCCGGGACCGGAAAGCCGCCCATGCGGGACGCCCTGGTGGCGGCGGCCTTCCAGCTGTTCCTCGAGCGGGGTTACGAGCAGACCACCATCGACGACATCGTGGCGCTGGCCGGGGTCGGACGGCGCTCGTTCTTCCGCTACTTCCCGTCCAAGGAGGACGTGGTCTTCCCGGACCACGAGCGGTGCCTGGCCGATATGACGGCCTTCCTGGCGGCGGGCACCGACGACGAGGAACCCGTGCGGCGGGTCTGCGACGCGGCCCGGCTGGTGCTGCGGATGTACGCCGAGAACCCGACGTTCTCCGTGCAGCGCTACCGCCTCACCAAGAAGGTCCCGGGCCTGCGCGCCTACGAGCTGTCGGTGGTGTGGCGCTACGAGCGTGCCCTCGCCGAGTATCTGCGCCGGCGTTTCGCGGCCCGCCGGGACGGCACCCTCCAGGCCGATGTGATCGCGGCGGCGGTGGTCGCGGCGCACAACAACGCGCTGCGCTCCTGGCTGCGTTCGGACGGGCAGGACGACGCGAGCGCCACGGTGGACCACGCGCTGGCGTACGTGCAGTCCGCGTTCGGCGGCACGCCGGTGCCCCCGGCCGGGGAGCAGCCCGAGGACGTGGTGGTCGTCGTGTCCCGGCGCGATGCGCCGTTGTGGCGGGTCGTGCAGGAGATCGAGTCGACGCTGGGGCGGGGCTGA
- a CDS encoding antibiotic biosynthesis monooxygenase, translating into MSTTEVRRREPVTTVLTWQVRPGRERQFEEWTHGITRCARQFPGNEGVSWLTPEDGHRYHAVLRWSDQHRLAAWLESEERAHWHRRIEDIATEVSSERQSTTGMETWFSLPGTTVQAPPRWKMVLTTFLGAYPFTLLIQWLVTPHTTGWPLPLRAAVFPLVLLPVLTYLVMPRLSRLLRLWLYPRGGH; encoded by the coding sequence ATGAGCACCACCGAAGTCCGGCGCCGCGAGCCGGTGACCACGGTCCTGACCTGGCAGGTGCGTCCCGGCCGGGAGCGGCAGTTCGAGGAGTGGACGCACGGCATCACCCGCTGCGCCAGACAGTTCCCGGGCAACGAGGGCGTCTCCTGGCTCACGCCCGAGGACGGCCACCGCTACCACGCCGTGCTGCGCTGGTCCGACCAGCACCGGCTGGCCGCCTGGCTGGAGTCCGAGGAGCGCGCGCACTGGCACCGTCGGATCGAGGACATCGCCACCGAGGTCAGCAGCGAACGCCAGTCGACGACCGGGATGGAGACCTGGTTCAGCCTGCCCGGCACCACCGTGCAGGCCCCGCCCCGGTGGAAGATGGTCCTCACGACGTTCCTCGGGGCCTACCCGTTCACCCTGCTCATCCAGTGGCTGGTGACGCCGCACACCACCGGCTGGCCGCTGCCGCTGCGGGCCGCCGTGTTCCCGCTGGTGCTGCTGCCGGTGCTGACGTATCTGGTCATGCCGAGGCTCAGCCGGCTGCTGCGGCTGTGGCTGTATCCGCGCGGGGGCCACTGA
- a CDS encoding ArnT family glycosyltransferase, producing MRDLWIAPAVPRPLSLPPPTPAATRQSGRRWPLPLLVAVLLAQMAFAMVTTAVRQTPTIDEPVYVGAAAEYTHEHRLRHNPEHPPLGKLVIGAGVALADPRVDSSFTGDQGAVGRHLLYETGNDPWRLMLWARLPVIALTLLFGLVVFAFARELAGKAGALAALVLYCFCPDVIAHGSLATLDVPTAGFVLTSAWLLWRARRGPRLYVPLAGVALGAALATKMSTLPAVPVLMAVAAVSVWHASAGGRGRDAGQVLVRAVAGAGVVALAAVAVVWVTYLMVDPRLRWSPEQHVPTVRGLRGLLVEALPFPEAYRDGMRIQFGLEHRPWQGFLLGRLYSGSLWYYLPAALLVKTPLGMLALWVAGTVVVVAVRRLRPAAPHVLAAPVVLLAAAMQGARDLGTRYAVFLPLFLAVAAGCVLVVRRWWVSVVVGSLVAFVAVGSLRAYPYYLPYSNEAFGGPGRTREFLHDSNVDWGQDLGRLAERLRERYPGERVWLVYKGSGVPSFYGIRARDPRRVPVGDVRGVLVVSDSAAAKATGRLAELIGGSRPVDDVGHSITIYRR from the coding sequence ATGAGGGACCTCTGGATCGCTCCCGCCGTCCCGCGGCCGCTGTCTCTCCCGCCCCCGACACCGGCGGCCACGCGGCAGTCCGGCAGACGGTGGCCGCTGCCGCTCCTCGTGGCCGTGCTGCTCGCACAGATGGCCTTCGCCATGGTCACCACCGCCGTGCGGCAGACCCCGACGATCGACGAACCGGTGTACGTGGGCGCGGCCGCCGAGTACACGCACGAGCACCGGCTGCGCCACAACCCCGAGCACCCGCCGCTCGGCAAGCTCGTCATCGGCGCCGGGGTGGCCCTCGCGGATCCGCGTGTCGACTCCTCCTTCACCGGCGATCAGGGCGCGGTGGGGCGGCATCTGCTGTACGAGACGGGCAACGACCCTTGGCGGCTGATGCTGTGGGCCCGCCTCCCCGTGATCGCGCTGACGCTGCTGTTCGGGCTGGTCGTCTTCGCCTTCGCCCGTGAACTGGCCGGGAAGGCTGGGGCGTTGGCCGCGCTCGTCCTGTACTGCTTCTGCCCCGACGTCATCGCCCACGGCTCGCTCGCCACGCTCGACGTGCCGACCGCCGGGTTCGTGCTGACGTCGGCGTGGCTGCTGTGGCGGGCCCGCCGCGGGCCCCGGCTGTACGTGCCGCTCGCCGGGGTGGCGCTGGGGGCGGCCCTGGCCACGAAGATGAGCACGCTTCCCGCCGTACCGGTGCTCATGGCTGTGGCCGCCGTGTCGGTGTGGCACGCGTCGGCAGGTGGCCGGGGGCGCGATGCGGGGCAGGTTCTGGTGCGGGCGGTCGCGGGCGCGGGTGTTGTGGCGCTGGCCGCTGTCGCGGTCGTGTGGGTGACGTATCTGATGGTCGATCCGCGGCTGCGCTGGTCCCCGGAGCAGCATGTGCCGACCGTGCGGGGGCTGCGGGGGCTGCTGGTCGAGGCGCTGCCCTTCCCGGAGGCGTACCGGGACGGGATGCGGATCCAGTTCGGGCTGGAGCACCGGCCGTGGCAGGGGTTTCTGCTCGGCCGGTTGTACTCGGGCTCGCTCTGGTACTACCTGCCGGCCGCGCTGCTGGTGAAGACACCGCTCGGGATGCTCGCGCTGTGGGTCGCCGGGACCGTCGTCGTGGTGGCGGTACGCCGCCTGCGGCCGGCCGCGCCCCATGTGTTGGCCGCGCCCGTGGTGCTGCTGGCGGCGGCCATGCAGGGGGCGCGGGACCTGGGCACTCGGTACGCCGTCTTCCTGCCGCTGTTTCTCGCGGTGGCGGCCGGTTGCGTACTCGTGGTGCGGCGGTGGTGGGTCTCCGTCGTGGTGGGTTCGCTGGTGGCGTTCGTCGCGGTCGGTTCGCTGCGTGCGTACCCCTACTACCTGCCGTACTCCAACGAGGCGTTCGGCGGGCCGGGCAGGACGCGGGAGTTCCTGCACGACTCCAACGTGGACTGGGGACAGGATCTGGGGCGGCTGGCGGAGCGGCTGCGGGAGCGGTATCCGGGTGAACGGGTGTGGTTGGTCTACAAGGGCAGTGGGGTGCCGTCCTTCTATGGCATCCGGGCCCGTGATCCGCGTCGGGTGCCGGTCGGTGACGTGCGGGGTGTGCTGGTGGTGTCGGACTCCGCGGCTGCGAAAGCGACCGGGCGGCTGGCCGAGTTGATCGGCGGCAGCCGCCCGGTCGACGACGTCGGGCATTCGATCACGATCTATCGCCGTTGA
- a CDS encoding peptidoglycan-binding domain-containing protein yields MSTPSEPRQPHDGPALEPIRVLRPRRTDALAELMREYREEIGSAPAGNEPGGYGPRGYESVALPWPTGSEDLTQELPPLTRENGDGRAGPGSALRRTAVAVAVVAAAALGFGGAALVLPGGNTADKAVPAPRPTTSAAAPAPTPPAADPDGPGTLREGATGPEVTELQERLLRIPDVYRDGSTSGRYDPTLTAAVARFQLWYGIRGDETGVYGNDTRLALESRTTPGTD; encoded by the coding sequence GTGTCGACACCGTCCGAGCCCCGGCAGCCGCACGACGGCCCGGCCCTCGAACCCATCCGCGTCCTGCGGCCCCGCCGCACCGACGCACTCGCGGAACTGATGCGGGAGTACCGAGAGGAGATCGGCTCCGCACCGGCCGGCAACGAGCCCGGCGGCTACGGGCCCCGCGGCTACGAATCCGTCGCACTGCCCTGGCCGACCGGCTCCGAGGACCTGACGCAGGAACTCCCGCCCCTCACCCGCGAGAACGGCGACGGCCGTGCCGGACCCGGATCGGCACTGCGCCGCACCGCCGTCGCGGTGGCCGTCGTCGCGGCCGCGGCGCTCGGCTTCGGCGGTGCCGCCCTCGTGCTCCCCGGCGGGAACACCGCCGACAAGGCGGTCCCCGCGCCCCGCCCCACGACGTCCGCCGCCGCCCCCGCCCCCACGCCGCCCGCCGCCGACCCCGACGGCCCCGGCACCCTCCGCGAGGGAGCCACCGGCCCCGAGGTGACCGAACTCCAGGAGCGCCTCCTGCGCATCCCGGACGTCTACCGGGACGGCTCCACCAGCGGCCGCTACGACCCCACACTGACCGCGGCGGTCGCCCGCTTCCAGCTCTGGTACGGCATCCGCGGCGACGAAACCGGCGTCTACGGCAACGACACCCGCCTCGCCCTGGAATCCCGCACGACACCGGGCACCGACTGA
- a CDS encoding Gfo/Idh/MocA family protein has translation MSRTPVLRAAIVGTGHRAQLFTRGLAERPGHLVAALCDPSPTRMAFHNRLLAETGAPAATPWEPDRFTDLLAKEDIDEVVVTTVDAEHDRYIVPALKAGCRVVTEKPMTVDAERCARILDTVRETGNSLTVAFNYRFNPVHEKVRALLAEGAIGEVLSVHFEWLLDVRHGADYFRRWHREKHNSGGLMVHKSSHHFDLVNWWLADEPREAFGYGRLGFYGREAGERHGLRRDYDRAHGADRAADDPFALDLAAHDTLRALYLDAERDDGYLRDRNVFDGPITIEDDMSVLVRYARGATMTYHLTAYSPWEGYRVMFNGSAGRLELEVEESRWQPPLTRVTSAAGALHGDTAAEHAGGARLTLRPLWRPPVDVPLAVAHEAHGGGDPRMLDALFGPAGPTRPADTAAAAHPTATERDGALALAVGLAANRSFETGRPVRTGELLPGIR, from the coding sequence ATGAGCCGAACTCCCGTCCTGCGCGCAGCCATCGTCGGCACGGGCCACCGGGCCCAGCTGTTCACCCGGGGCCTCGCCGAACGCCCCGGCCACCTCGTGGCCGCGCTGTGCGACCCCAGCCCGACCCGGATGGCCTTCCACAACCGGCTGCTGGCCGAGACCGGCGCGCCGGCCGCCACCCCGTGGGAGCCCGACCGCTTCACCGATCTGCTCGCCAAGGAGGACATCGACGAGGTCGTCGTCACCACCGTCGACGCCGAGCACGACCGCTACATCGTCCCGGCCCTGAAGGCGGGCTGCCGGGTCGTCACCGAGAAACCGATGACCGTCGACGCCGAGCGGTGCGCCCGCATCCTCGACACCGTCCGCGAGACCGGCAACTCCCTGACCGTCGCCTTCAACTACCGCTTCAACCCCGTGCACGAGAAGGTCCGCGCCCTGCTCGCCGAGGGCGCGATCGGCGAGGTGCTGTCGGTCCACTTCGAGTGGCTGCTCGACGTACGCCACGGCGCCGACTACTTCCGCCGCTGGCACCGCGAGAAGCACAACAGCGGCGGCCTGATGGTGCACAAGTCCTCGCACCACTTCGACCTGGTGAACTGGTGGCTCGCCGACGAGCCCCGGGAGGCCTTCGGCTACGGGCGGCTCGGCTTCTACGGCCGCGAGGCGGGGGAGCGCCACGGACTGCGCCGGGACTACGACCGCGCCCACGGCGCCGACCGGGCCGCCGACGACCCCTTCGCCCTGGACCTCGCCGCCCACGACACTCTGCGCGCCCTCTACCTGGACGCCGAACGTGACGACGGCTACCTGCGCGACCGGAACGTCTTCGACGGGCCGATCACCATCGAGGACGACATGTCCGTCCTCGTGCGCTACGCGCGCGGCGCGACGATGACGTACCACCTGACCGCCTACTCCCCGTGGGAGGGCTACCGGGTGATGTTCAACGGCAGCGCGGGCCGGCTGGAACTGGAGGTCGAGGAGAGCCGCTGGCAGCCGCCCCTGACCCGGGTCACCTCGGCCGCGGGAGCCCTGCACGGGGACACGGCGGCGGAGCACGCGGGCGGCGCCCGCCTCACCCTGCGCCCGCTGTGGCGGCCCCCGGTCGACGTGCCGCTCGCGGTCGCCCACGAGGCCCACGGCGGCGGCGACCCGCGCATGCTCGACGCGCTGTTCGGCCCCGCCGGCCCCACCCGCCCGGCGGACACCGCGGCGGCGGCCCACCCGACGGCCACCGAACGCGACGGGGCACTGGCCCTGGCGGTCGGTCTCGCGGCCAACCGGAGCTTCGAGACGGGACGGCCCGTGCGCACCGGCGAACTGCTCCCCGGGATCCGGTGA
- a CDS encoding Zn-ribbon domain-containing OB-fold protein yields MYHHSGSVAQQAAGSPTGLLDPRGPATEAILFQRCTWCGTAMYHRVLCPVCRGSDLRTERSEGTGTVRHSTVVHRNTPAARNVSLIEMSEGFVVRGRVMGPPIGIHSGDRVRLSTAQDPVRGEPVFQLVDEPYRAWT; encoded by the coding sequence GTGTACCACCACTCAGGAAGCGTCGCTCAGCAGGCAGCCGGCTCCCCGACGGGTCTGCTCGACCCGAGGGGCCCGGCCACGGAGGCCATCCTCTTCCAGCGCTGCACCTGGTGCGGCACCGCCATGTACCACCGGGTGCTGTGTCCGGTCTGCCGGGGCAGCGACCTGCGGACGGAGCGCAGCGAGGGCACGGGCACGGTGCGCCACTCGACGGTGGTGCACCGCAACACGCCCGCGGCGCGCAATGTGTCCCTGATCGAGATGTCCGAGGGGTTCGTCGTGCGCGGCCGGGTCATGGGCCCGCCCATCGGCATCCACAGCGGGGACCGGGTGCGGCTGTCGACCGCCCAGGACCCGGTACGGGGTGAGCCGGTCTTCCAGCTGGTCGACGAGCCGTACCGGGCCTGGACCTGA
- a CDS encoding MurR/RpiR family transcriptional regulator, with the protein MPSPQQARAQASAITSGKAAPEVEVSPSAQLRALFDRPRLSPGQRRIAQYLIENITEAAFLSITDLADRVGVSQPSVTRFASAVGFSGYPALREKLQSIALGTLAGGGPAEENRGNELQAAVDAEIENLENLRRDFADPNLVIDIGRKLASSAPLTVLGLRISVSLAEYFAYAARRVHPDVRLVTRGGSVAYDALLQSREAGGTWVLAFSMPRHAQETLTAVRVARGAGLKVALITDLALGPLADEADVVFSLGTGSRLVFDSYAAPGVMCSALLQAMTDADPERTQARLEEYEQVADQHQFFLRD; encoded by the coding sequence GTGCCATCGCCGCAGCAGGCACGCGCACAGGCATCCGCGATCACCTCGGGGAAGGCCGCCCCGGAAGTGGAGGTCTCCCCGTCCGCCCAGCTCAGGGCGCTCTTCGACCGGCCCCGGCTGTCCCCGGGCCAGCGGCGCATCGCCCAGTACCTGATCGAGAACATCACCGAGGCGGCGTTCCTGTCCATCACGGATCTCGCGGACCGGGTCGGCGTGAGCCAGCCCTCGGTGACGCGGTTCGCCTCGGCGGTCGGCTTCAGCGGTTACCCGGCGCTGCGGGAGAAGCTCCAGTCGATCGCGCTCGGCACCCTCGCGGGCGGCGGTCCGGCCGAGGAGAACCGGGGCAACGAGCTGCAGGCGGCGGTCGACGCCGAGATCGAGAACCTGGAGAACCTGCGGCGGGACTTCGCCGACCCGAACCTGGTGATCGACATCGGCCGCAAGCTGGCGTCCTCGGCCCCGCTGACGGTCCTCGGCCTGCGCATTTCCGTCTCGCTGGCCGAGTACTTCGCCTACGCCGCCCGCCGGGTCCACCCGGACGTACGGCTCGTGACGCGGGGCGGCAGCGTCGCCTACGACGCCCTGCTCCAGTCGCGCGAGGCGGGCGGCACCTGGGTGCTGGCGTTCTCCATGCCCCGGCACGCCCAGGAGACCCTGACGGCCGTCCGGGTCGCGCGGGGCGCCGGGCTCAAGGTCGCCCTGATCACCGACCTGGCGCTCGGGCCGCTCGCGGACGAGGCCGACGTCGTCTTCTCCCTCGGGACCGGATCACGCCTGGTCTTCGACTCCTACGCCGCCCCGGGCGTGATGTGCTCGGCGCTGCTCCAGGCCATGACGGACGCGGATCCGGAACGGACACAGGCCCGGCTCGAGGAGTACGAACAGGTCGCCGACCAGCACCAGTTCTTCCTCCGGGACTGA
- a CDS encoding SpoIIE family protein phosphatase: MTSEPVTPAEPGAAPDLVELAKIVARQRAELDRLRDQAATSAVVERAKGAVMALTGCSADAADERLLQGAKAARHTLLEECWITLGSLAHTAPGPGEATEPAGTDTPGFGSDVLPVTTAPDDVATALARLGQALVRVMTPHDLARCLLEHLAPDMAADAIMIYAPRHDGGLELIGHAGVDDQLAAQWSQVPPLSGLAALDALRTGEPGWLEGLASDERRDLLIGDPPERWRSRAWLPVPAAGSAEVCIGVLRGRAGSFTPRDRAHLRGVTGLCAGRLRAFDAPSERPDDAAADAVQALFDALPIAAMLLTPLRTASGETEDFRVEAATARAGDLLGRPGEELAGRRLLEFRPALTEEPLWQGCLMTLTTGEPYESEPFAHEEVVAGIAALSTYSARVAQLDDALVVTWIRHGSSDRQEQRLADLQRLGNLGWANWNLATQEASWSTQVFAIFSRDPAQGPVRLTELPELALPEDAPALTRAVRALVQEGRAFDLPFRVRTSGGIRHLRLVAEAVADTHGTPVEVHGVVQDMTARRRAELALVESEQAILTQHDVLQAERTLASRLQHALLPLANRPVHLAGLRVEVAYLPAQSGVHVGGDWFSAVELPEGDALLVVGDVAGHGVDAVATMAQLRFTAKGMVITGSSLTGALARLNTLLLHSRDSHATATMVLARYDPRQRRLVWAQAGHLPPLLLRDGKVRYLSRPTGMLLGATTTTVFEEAECRLEPGDRLILFTDGLVEHPPQSIDRGLERLAEAVATPHADGPGSLGRLLAQMLPDERRDDVCVVDVRVPRVREA; the protein is encoded by the coding sequence GTGACGAGCGAGCCCGTGACACCGGCGGAGCCCGGTGCCGCACCGGACCTGGTCGAACTGGCCAAGATCGTCGCCCGGCAGCGCGCCGAGCTGGACCGGTTGCGCGACCAGGCGGCGACGTCGGCTGTCGTGGAGCGGGCCAAGGGCGCGGTGATGGCGCTGACCGGGTGTTCCGCGGACGCGGCGGACGAGCGGTTGCTCCAGGGGGCCAAGGCGGCCCGTCACACCCTGCTGGAGGAGTGCTGGATCACGCTGGGATCCCTGGCGCACACGGCACCCGGCCCGGGCGAGGCGACCGAGCCCGCCGGCACCGACACCCCCGGCTTCGGCTCCGATGTCCTGCCGGTGACAACCGCGCCGGACGATGTCGCCACCGCCTTGGCCCGTCTCGGGCAGGCCCTCGTCCGGGTGATGACACCGCACGACCTCGCCCGGTGTCTGCTGGAGCATCTCGCGCCCGACATGGCGGCTGACGCGATCATGATCTACGCCCCCAGGCACGACGGCGGCCTCGAACTGATCGGGCACGCCGGCGTCGACGACCAGCTGGCCGCCCAGTGGAGCCAGGTGCCGCCGCTGAGCGGGCTCGCGGCGCTGGACGCGCTGCGGACGGGCGAACCGGGCTGGCTGGAGGGCCTCGCCTCGGACGAGCGGCGGGACCTGCTGATCGGGGACCCGCCCGAGCGGTGGCGGTCGCGCGCCTGGCTGCCCGTGCCCGCCGCGGGCTCGGCCGAGGTCTGCATCGGCGTGCTGCGCGGCCGCGCCGGGTCGTTCACGCCCCGCGACCGAGCTCATCTGCGGGGCGTCACGGGGCTGTGCGCGGGGCGGCTGCGCGCCTTCGACGCACCGTCCGAGCGGCCCGACGACGCCGCCGCGGACGCCGTGCAGGCGCTGTTCGACGCGCTGCCGATCGCGGCGATGCTGCTCACCCCGCTGAGGACCGCGTCGGGCGAGACCGAGGACTTCCGGGTGGAGGCCGCGACCGCGCGGGCGGGTGACCTGCTGGGCCGCCCCGGTGAGGAACTGGCCGGGCGGCGGCTGCTGGAGTTCCGGCCGGCCCTGACGGAGGAGCCGCTGTGGCAGGGCTGCCTGATGACGCTGACCACCGGGGAGCCGTACGAGAGTGAACCGTTCGCGCACGAGGAGGTCGTGGCGGGCATCGCGGCGCTGTCCACGTACTCGGCGCGGGTGGCGCAGCTGGACGACGCGCTGGTCGTCACCTGGATCCGGCACGGCTCCTCCGACCGGCAGGAGCAGCGGCTGGCGGATCTCCAGCGGCTGGGCAATCTCGGCTGGGCGAACTGGAACCTGGCCACGCAGGAGGCCTCCTGGTCGACCCAGGTGTTCGCCATCTTCAGCCGGGACCCCGCGCAGGGCCCGGTGCGGCTCACCGAGTTGCCGGAACTCGCACTGCCCGAGGACGCGCCCGCGCTGACCCGTGCCGTCCGCGCTCTCGTCCAGGAGGGGAGGGCCTTCGACCTGCCGTTCCGGGTCAGGACGAGCGGCGGCATCCGGCATCTGCGTCTCGTGGCGGAGGCCGTGGCCGACACGCACGGCACGCCCGTCGAGGTGCACGGTGTCGTCCAGGACATGACGGCCCGGCGGCGGGCGGAGCTGGCCCTGGTCGAGAGCGAGCAGGCGATCCTCACGCAGCACGACGTCCTCCAGGCCGAGCGGACCCTGGCGTCCCGGCTCCAGCACGCGCTGCTGCCGCTGGCCAACCGGCCGGTGCACCTGGCGGGACTGCGCGTCGAGGTCGCCTATCTGCCCGCCCAGTCGGGGGTGCACGTCGGCGGTGACTGGTTCAGCGCCGTGGAACTGCCCGAGGGGGACGCGCTGCTGGTGGTCGGCGACGTCGCCGGGCACGGTGTCGACGCCGTCGCCACGATGGCCCAGCTCCGCTTCACCGCGAAGGGCATGGTCATCACGGGCTCGTCGCTGACCGGCGCGCTGGCCCGGCTGAACACGCTGCTGCTGCACTCCCGTGATTCCCACGCGACGGCCACGATGGTGCTGGCCCGCTACGACCCCCGGCAGCGCCGTCTGGTCTGGGCCCAGGCCGGGCATCTCCCGCCCCTGCTGCTGCGGGACGGCAAGGTGCGGTATCTGAGCCGCCCCACAGGCATGCTGCTCGGCGCGACCACGACGACGGTCTTCGAGGAGGCGGAGTGCCGTCTCGAACCGGGCGACCGGCTCATCCTGTTCACCGACGGTCTGGTCGAGCACCCTCCGCAGAGCATCGACCGGGGCCTGGAACGTCTCGCCGAGGCCGTGGCGACTCCGCACGCCGACGGGCCGGGGTCACTGGGGCGGCTGCTCGCGCAGATGCTGCCGGACGAGCGGCGGGACGACGTGTGCGTCGTGGACGTCCGGGTTCCGAGGGTGCGAGAGGCGTAG
- a CDS encoding flavin reductase family protein yields the protein MAGMDAFIGRLDPDMCVVTAVAGGERAGCLVGFASQCSIRPVRFVVWLSELNHTFRVARDADVLAVHLLAREQHGLAELFGGRTGDRTDKFEGLRLRESYGRAVVLEDAPAWFVGRIVTRAGGGDHIGFVLDPVEWGGDEAYDGPLLRLSGAHTIDPGHPVD from the coding sequence ATGGCGGGCATGGACGCATTCATCGGGCGGCTGGATCCCGACATGTGCGTGGTCACGGCCGTCGCGGGCGGTGAACGGGCGGGGTGCCTGGTCGGATTCGCCTCGCAGTGCTCGATTCGGCCCGTGCGGTTCGTGGTGTGGCTGTCCGAGCTGAACCACACCTTCCGGGTGGCCCGGGACGCCGACGTGCTTGCCGTGCACCTGCTCGCCCGTGAACAGCACGGCCTCGCCGAGCTGTTCGGCGGTCGGACCGGCGACCGGACTGACAAGTTCGAGGGCCTCCGACTGCGAGAGTCGTACGGCAGGGCCGTCGTGCTGGAGGACGCGCCGGCCTGGTTCGTCGGCCGGATCGTCACGCGCGCGGGCGGCGGCGACCACATCGGCTTCGTCCTCGACCCGGTGGAGTGGGGCGGAGACGAGGCGTACGACGGGCCGCTGCTGCGCCTCTCCGGCGCCCACACCATCGACCCCGGTCACCCGGTCGACTGA
- a CDS encoding DUF3662 domain-containing protein, whose protein sequence is MGALSALEETLENRWEALWARVLDKEPVEVLDALRHECDDNAVVCRAGRVMVPNAYDVELADEVHDQLTRHGTSVGQALTDSLSRHAERKGYEFAGPLAVHVAKCPDVPNGRYRVASRVMQHVSTDGFFHATH, encoded by the coding sequence ATGGGCGCACTGAGTGCGCTGGAGGAGACACTGGAAAACCGATGGGAGGCCCTGTGGGCGCGGGTCCTCGACAAGGAGCCGGTCGAGGTCCTCGACGCCCTGCGGCACGAGTGCGACGACAACGCCGTGGTGTGCCGGGCGGGCCGGGTCATGGTCCCCAACGCCTACGACGTGGAACTCGCCGACGAGGTGCACGACCAACTGACGCGCCACGGCACCAGCGTGGGCCAGGCCCTCACCGACAGCCTGTCCCGCCACGCGGAACGCAAGGGCTACGAGTTCGCGGGCCCGCTCGCGGTACACGTCGCGAAGTGCCCCGACGTGCCCAACGGACGCTATCGCGTGGCCAGTCGCGTCATGCAGCACGTGAGCACGGACGGCTTCTTCCACGCGACTCATTGA